The Caballeronia sp. Lep1P3 genome window below encodes:
- a CDS encoding transporter, whose translation MDTTRNDYAAAHTSAGANDPAPPGFISAFDFAGGDALRLSWQEARKAIVSDGMTWLHLSANDDTVESWLEGVTALPDVAREFLNGEDKRPRVHMGPNFMFGVVADLELVATAPDTAATPVAREAIRATGALRFYVDKQRMITVRARPLQSTDRLRHAVLEGATFRDTVDLFAGLIRALNETFVDRIDELGDRLDDVEEDVLEGAHSKCRAALGGVRRRIVEVKRFIDPERNALMQLVTRRLEWAEPRSMEALVQAIQVLNGLGGGLEALYERAKLLQDEIAALLSEDINRKLLWLAIMSALLLPATLVTGIFGMNVAGLPGTHDPASFWVVIGVMTGCAAITIFLLRKLRLW comes from the coding sequence TTGGATACGACTCGCAACGACTACGCCGCCGCGCACACGAGCGCCGGCGCGAACGATCCGGCGCCGCCGGGCTTCATCAGCGCGTTCGACTTCGCGGGCGGCGACGCGCTGCGGCTTTCCTGGCAGGAAGCGCGCAAGGCGATCGTCAGCGACGGCATGACGTGGCTGCATCTTTCGGCTAACGACGACACCGTCGAAAGCTGGCTGGAAGGCGTGACGGCGCTGCCCGATGTCGCGCGCGAATTTCTCAATGGCGAGGACAAACGCCCGCGCGTGCACATGGGGCCGAATTTCATGTTCGGCGTGGTGGCGGACCTCGAACTCGTCGCGACCGCGCCCGATACCGCCGCGACGCCGGTTGCGCGCGAAGCGATCCGCGCGACCGGCGCGCTGCGCTTTTACGTCGATAAGCAGCGCATGATCACCGTGCGCGCGCGGCCGCTGCAATCCACCGACCGTTTGCGTCACGCTGTGCTGGAAGGCGCGACGTTCCGCGATACCGTCGATCTCTTCGCGGGCCTGATCCGCGCGTTGAACGAGACCTTCGTCGATCGCATCGACGAACTCGGCGACCGTCTCGACGACGTGGAAGAGGACGTGCTCGAAGGCGCGCATTCGAAGTGCCGCGCGGCGCTGGGCGGCGTGCGGCGCAGGATCGTCGAGGTGAAGCGCTTCATCGATCCCGAGCGCAACGCGCTGATGCAACTCGTCACGCGGCGTCTGGAGTGGGCCGAGCCGCGTTCGATGGAAGCGCTCGTGCAGGCCATTCAGGTGCTCAATGGGCTGGGCGGCGGGCTCGAAGCGCTCTATGAGCGTGCGAAGCTGCTGCAGGACGAGATCGCCGCGCTGCTGTCCGAGGACATCAACCGCAAGCTCCTGTGGCTCGCGATCATGTCGGCGTTGCTGTTGCCGGCCACGCTCGTGACCGGCATCTTCGGCATGAACGTGGCGGGCTTGCCGGGCACGCACGATCCCGCTTCGTTCTGGGTCGTCATCGGCGTGATGACGGGGTGCGCCGCCATCACCATCTTCCTCTTGCGCAAGCTGCGGCTCTGGTGA
- a CDS encoding antimicrobial peptide resistance and lipid A acylation PagP — MAAPLAAHAGEGQCDYKRDWLSSACERVTRVAREGTWDLYVTGYGWHIDGYTDRKELNPWSWGGGAGKHWTDANGNEDVLFVFAFSDSHHNFEPIGGYARQWYTKPVLGGLQLGGGYFAGFTARSDVVHYLPLPLALPIASVRYRRASLMGTLIPRLPGLNDGDVAFFFGRYEF, encoded by the coding sequence ATGGCGGCCCCGCTCGCGGCCCACGCGGGCGAGGGCCAATGCGACTACAAGCGCGACTGGTTGTCGTCGGCGTGCGAGCGCGTGACGCGCGTCGCGCGCGAGGGCACGTGGGATCTCTACGTGACGGGCTATGGCTGGCACATCGACGGCTACACGGATCGCAAGGAACTGAATCCGTGGTCCTGGGGCGGCGGCGCGGGCAAGCACTGGACCGATGCGAACGGCAATGAGGACGTCCTCTTCGTGTTCGCCTTTTCCGACTCCCATCACAACTTCGAGCCGATCGGCGGCTACGCGCGCCAGTGGTACACGAAGCCCGTGCTCGGCGGCTTGCAGCTCGGCGGCGGCTACTTCGCGGGTTTCACCGCGCGCAGCGATGTCGTGCATTACCTGCCGTTGCCGCTCGCGCTGCCGATCGCATCGGTGCGTTACCGGCGCGCTTCGCTCATGGGCACGCTCATCCCGCGCCTGCCTGGCCTCAACGACGGCGACGTCGCGTTCTTCTTTGGACGCTACGAGTTCTAG
- a CDS encoding lactonase family protein, giving the protein MPRPLPAASRSRSNKARPRPIHWAKGVALMLSLAAAHGFAQTQTTGDTSASASASAPTRSTTGEVYDLLIGTYTGSGKSEGIYVYRFDAGSGELSRIASAQTVNPSYLVVSRDRNFVYAVNELPGDNGPASQRGGVSAFRFDRASGQLSFLNRVSSDGNDPCYLAISPDGRYLLTANYSVAANPGGSFAVFPLSADGHVGTSVLTVHHEGSGPVKGRQDNSHVHSTVFSPDGRYLFAQDLGVDKVFAYRYTPDGSRGLFGPTEARYTQIRPGSGPRHLIFDASGKHAYLTTELNASVLVFNYADGKLTETQSLPMTAPGFKGKIGGGALHLSPDGRFLYATNRGDVNQLVAFAVDPANGHLKLLKRYPTLGKTPREFAIDPTGRWLVVGNQDSDSAYFFRRDPATGELASDPKQLSIGSPVDFKFVSPS; this is encoded by the coding sequence ATGCCGCGCCCGCTTCCTGCTGCTTCGCGTTCGCGTTCGAACAAGGCCCGTCCTCGTCCGATTCACTGGGCCAAGGGCGTCGCGCTGATGCTTTCGCTCGCCGCCGCCCACGGTTTCGCGCAGACGCAGACAACCGGCGACACGTCTGCATCGGCGTCGGCGAGCGCACCGACGCGCTCGACAACGGGCGAGGTCTATGACCTGCTCATCGGCACCTATACGGGCAGCGGCAAGAGCGAAGGCATCTACGTCTATCGCTTCGATGCCGGCAGCGGCGAGCTGTCACGCATCGCGTCGGCGCAGACGGTGAATCCGTCGTATCTCGTCGTGAGCCGCGACCGCAATTTCGTGTATGCGGTCAACGAGCTGCCCGGCGACAACGGCCCCGCGTCGCAGCGCGGCGGCGTAAGCGCCTTCCGCTTCGATCGCGCGAGCGGGCAACTGAGCTTTTTGAACCGCGTTTCGTCGGACGGCAACGATCCGTGCTATCTCGCGATCTCGCCCGACGGCAGATATCTGCTCACGGCCAACTACTCGGTCGCGGCGAATCCCGGCGGCAGCTTCGCGGTGTTTCCGCTTTCCGCCGATGGCCACGTCGGTACGTCCGTGCTGACCGTGCATCACGAGGGCAGTGGCCCGGTGAAGGGCCGGCAGGACAACTCGCACGTCCATTCGACGGTGTTCTCGCCCGATGGCCGCTATCTCTTCGCGCAGGACCTGGGCGTGGATAAGGTCTTCGCCTATCGATACACGCCTGACGGCAGCCGCGGCCTGTTCGGTCCGACCGAGGCCCGCTACACGCAGATCAGGCCCGGCTCCGGCCCGCGCCATCTGATTTTCGACGCGAGCGGCAAGCACGCTTATCTCACGACCGAACTGAACGCTTCGGTGCTCGTCTTCAACTACGCGGACGGCAAGCTCACCGAAACGCAGTCGCTGCCGATGACCGCGCCGGGCTTCAAGGGCAAGATCGGCGGCGGCGCGCTGCATCTGTCGCCCGACGGACGCTTTCTCTACGCGACGAATCGCGGCGACGTGAATCAGCTCGTCGCGTTCGCGGTCGATCCGGCGAACGGGCATCTCAAGCTGCTCAAGCGCTATCCGACGCTCGGCAAGACGCCGCGCGAATTCGCGATCGATCCGACCGGGCGCTGGCTCGTCGTCGGCAATCAGGACAGCGACAGCGCGTACTTCTTCCGCCGCGACCCGGCGACGGGCGAACTCGCGTCCGATCCGAAGCAGCTCTCGATCGGCTCGCCCGTCGATTTCAAATTCGTCTCGCCGTCATGA
- a CDS encoding DUF3096 domain-containing protein, with the protein MNIHVSLGPLVSLIAGILILVMPRLLNFIVAIYLIVIGLIGLFGMSSTHF; encoded by the coding sequence ATGAACATCCACGTAAGCCTTGGACCGCTCGTCTCGCTGATCGCCGGCATTTTGATTCTCGTGATGCCGCGGCTTCTGAACTTCATCGTGGCGATCTATCTGATCGTGATCGGACTGATCGGGCTATTCGGCATGAGTTCGACGCACTTCTGA
- a CDS encoding glycoside hydrolase family 15 protein, protein MPALIEDYAMIGDGHTAALISRYGSVDWLCWPRFDSGACFAALLGTPEHGRWLLAPSMPDGESPVVRRRYRDDTLILETDFETPQGAVTIVDFMPSRNGHSELVRIVIGRRGVVRMKMELVLRFDYGSAVPWVSRLPDDSGIRAIAGPDLAVLRTPVDLVGENMHTTACFDVSEGERVPFSLCYSQSHLRLPPAHDPHTQLARTENHWREWAAKSELKGRWAGAIRRSLITLKALAYEPTGGIVAAPTTSLPEQLGGSRNWDYRYCWLRDATITLLALMRGGYYDEARAWRAWLGRAMAGSPSQVQIMYGIAGERRLSEWEIPWLPGYEGAQPVRVGNGAVDQLQLDVYGEVMNALHLARVGGLQSDETAWSVQCAMLQHLETIWDQPDEGIWEVRGGRQHFTFSKVMAWVAYDRAIKSAEQFQLPGPIDHWKDMRARIHADVCEKSWNAQLNSFTQVYHGDALDASLLLIPLLGFLPPHDPRVTGTVHAIETDLTHDGLVKRYHTTETADGLPPGEGTFLACSFWLVDNLALQGRIDDAHAMFERLVGLANDVGLLSEEYDTVAKRMVGNFPQAFTHVALVHTGMNLMRHEQAMAKVTGQPAGASEKAEVSTEGAGDAGDEFA, encoded by the coding sequence ATGCCCGCACTGATCGAAGACTACGCCATGATCGGCGATGGCCACACCGCCGCCCTCATTTCCCGCTACGGCTCCGTCGACTGGCTCTGCTGGCCGCGCTTCGACTCCGGCGCGTGCTTCGCCGCGCTGCTCGGCACGCCCGAGCACGGACGATGGCTGCTCGCGCCGTCGATGCCGGACGGCGAATCGCCCGTCGTCCGGCGTCGATATCGCGACGACACGCTCATCCTCGAAACGGACTTCGAAACGCCGCAAGGCGCGGTGACCATCGTCGATTTCATGCCGTCGAGGAACGGCCATTCGGAACTCGTTCGCATCGTGATCGGACGGCGCGGCGTCGTGCGCATGAAGATGGAACTCGTGCTGCGCTTCGATTACGGATCGGCGGTGCCGTGGGTGAGCCGCCTGCCCGACGACAGCGGCATCCGCGCGATTGCCGGCCCCGATCTCGCGGTGCTGCGCACGCCGGTGGATCTCGTCGGCGAGAACATGCACACGACCGCCTGCTTCGATGTGAGCGAAGGCGAGCGCGTGCCGTTTTCGCTGTGCTATTCGCAGTCGCATCTGCGCCTGCCGCCCGCGCACGATCCGCACACGCAACTCGCGCGCACCGAAAATCACTGGCGCGAATGGGCCGCCAAGAGCGAGCTGAAGGGCCGCTGGGCGGGCGCGATCCGCCGCTCGCTCATCACGCTCAAGGCGCTCGCCTACGAGCCGACGGGCGGCATCGTCGCCGCGCCGACGACTTCGCTGCCCGAGCAGCTCGGCGGCTCGCGCAACTGGGACTACCGCTACTGCTGGCTGCGCGACGCGACCATCACGCTGCTCGCGCTGATGCGCGGCGGCTATTACGACGAAGCCCGCGCGTGGCGCGCGTGGCTCGGCCGCGCGATGGCGGGGTCGCCGTCGCAAGTGCAGATCATGTACGGCATCGCGGGCGAGCGCCGCCTGTCCGAATGGGAGATTCCGTGGCTGCCCGGCTACGAGGGCGCACAGCCGGTGCGCGTCGGCAATGGCGCGGTCGACCAGTTACAGCTCGATGTCTACGGCGAAGTGATGAACGCGCTGCATCTCGCGCGCGTCGGCGGCCTGCAAAGCGACGAAACCGCGTGGTCCGTCCAGTGCGCGATGCTCCAGCATCTCGAGACCATCTGGGATCAGCCGGACGAAGGCATCTGGGAAGTGCGCGGCGGCCGCCAGCATTTCACGTTTTCGAAAGTGATGGCGTGGGTCGCGTATGACCGCGCGATCAAGTCGGCGGAGCAGTTTCAACTGCCGGGTCCGATCGACCACTGGAAAGACATGCGCGCGCGCATCCACGCCGACGTCTGCGAGAAAAGCTGGAATGCGCAGCTGAATTCCTTCACGCAGGTTTACCACGGCGACGCGCTCGATGCGAGCCTGCTGCTCATCCCGCTGCTCGGCTTTTTGCCGCCACACGATCCGCGCGTGACCGGCACCGTACATGCGATCGAGACCGATCTGACGCACGATGGACTGGTCAAGCGCTATCACACGACCGAGACGGCCGACGGACTGCCGCCCGGAGAAGGCACGTTTCTGGCTTGTAGCTTCTGGCTGGTCGACAATCTGGCGCTGCAAGGAAGGATCGACGACGCGCACGCGATGTTCGAGCGGCTCGTCGGACTGGCGAACGACGTGGGACTGCTTTCCGAGGAGTACGACACGGTCGCGAAGCGAATGGTGGGGAATTTCCCACAGGCGTTTACCCATGTTGCGCTCGTGCATACGGGAATGAACCTCATGCGTCACGAGCAAGCGATGGCCAAGGTGACGGGCCAGCCCGCCGGGGCGTCGGAGAAGGCGGAAGTGTCGACGGAAGGCGCGGGCGACGCGGGCGACGAATTCGCGTGA
- a CDS encoding polyhydroxyalkanoate depolymerase yields the protein MLYQIHEFQRAMLSPLTAWAQAASKSFVNPASPLAYVPGSTRFAAGYELLYRLGKDYEKPEFNIHQIVKDGHNIPIVEQTVIEKPFCRLLRFKRFADDSATVTKLKNEPIVLVCAPLSGHHSTLLRDTVKTLLQDHKVYITDWLDARMVPIENGPFHLDDYVEYIQEFIRHIGAKDLHVISVCQPTVPVLAAISLMASRGEDTPRTMTMMGGPIDARRSPTSVNSLASEHSYEWFENNVIYTVPANYPGVGRKVYPGFLQHAGFVAMNPERHLTAHWDFYQNLLRGDDDDAEQHRRFYDEYNAVLDMAAEYYLETIRVVFQEFRLAEGTWDVNGERVRPQDIKNTALFTIEGELDDISGDGQTRAAHDLCTGIPQKNKRHFTAEKAGHYGIFSGRRWRTMVYPQLREFILEHDKSPKTEAVPA from the coding sequence ATGCTCTACCAAATCCACGAATTTCAGCGGGCCATGTTGTCTCCCCTCACGGCGTGGGCCCAGGCCGCCTCCAAATCGTTCGTGAATCCGGCCAGTCCGCTCGCCTACGTCCCCGGCTCCACGCGCTTCGCCGCTGGCTACGAACTGCTCTACCGGCTCGGCAAGGACTACGAAAAACCGGAGTTCAACATTCATCAGATCGTCAAGGACGGCCACAACATTCCGATCGTCGAGCAGACGGTGATCGAAAAGCCGTTCTGCCGGCTGCTGCGTTTCAAGCGTTTCGCCGACGACAGCGCCACTGTCACGAAGCTGAAGAACGAGCCGATCGTGCTCGTATGCGCGCCGCTTTCGGGTCATCACTCGACGCTCTTGCGCGACACCGTGAAAACGCTCCTGCAGGACCACAAGGTGTACATCACCGACTGGCTCGACGCGCGCATGGTGCCGATCGAGAACGGCCCGTTCCATCTGGACGATTACGTCGAATATATTCAGGAGTTCATCCGGCACATTGGCGCGAAGGATTTGCATGTGATCTCCGTGTGCCAGCCGACGGTGCCCGTGCTCGCCGCCATTTCGCTGATGGCGAGCCGCGGCGAGGACACGCCCCGCACCATGACGATGATGGGCGGCCCGATCGATGCCCGCCGCAGCCCCACATCGGTCAATTCGCTTGCGAGCGAGCATTCCTACGAATGGTTCGAGAACAACGTCATCTATACGGTGCCGGCGAACTATCCGGGCGTGGGCCGCAAGGTCTATCCGGGCTTCCTGCAGCACGCCGGTTTCGTCGCGATGAATCCGGAGCGCCATCTCACCGCCCATTGGGACTTCTATCAAAACCTTCTGCGCGGTGACGACGACGACGCCGAACAGCATCGCCGTTTCTACGACGAATACAACGCCGTGCTGGACATGGCCGCGGAGTATTACCTGGAGACCATCCGTGTCGTGTTCCAGGAATTCCGGCTCGCGGAAGGTACGTGGGACGTGAACGGCGAGCGCGTGCGTCCGCAGGACATCAAAAACACGGCGCTGTTCACGATCGAAGGCGAACTCGACGACATTTCCGGCGACGGCCAGACGCGCGCCGCCCACGATCTGTGCACCGGCATCCCGCAAAAGAACAAGCGCCACTTCACGGCGGAGAAGGCCGGCCACTACGGCATTTTCTCGGGCCGCCGCTGGCGCACGATGGTGTATCCGCAATTGCGCGAGTTCATTCTGGAACACGACAAGTCGCCGAAGACGGAAGCCGTGCCTGCCTGA
- a CDS encoding TetR family transcriptional regulator: MNQPKIKRDPEGTRRRILLAAAEEFAAGGLFGARVDQIARRAETNERMLYYYFGSKEQLFTAVLEHALSALVEAERTLDLEGVAPIEAMTRLAHFVWDYYRDHPELLRLVNNENLHEARYIKGSDRTRDLISPVVETLTNILQRGQKAGLFRNDVDPLKFYITLSGLGYYIVSNRFTLEATFGLDFSEATQREQMVKMNTELLLAYLTRR; encoded by the coding sequence ATGAATCAGCCGAAAATCAAAAGAGATCCTGAAGGGACACGCCGCCGTATCCTGCTTGCCGCCGCGGAAGAATTCGCTGCCGGCGGCCTGTTTGGCGCGCGCGTGGATCAGATCGCCCGGCGGGCGGAGACCAATGAGCGCATGCTGTATTACTACTTCGGTAGCAAGGAGCAGCTCTTTACGGCAGTGCTCGAACATGCGCTTTCCGCACTCGTCGAGGCCGAACGCACGCTCGATCTCGAAGGCGTTGCGCCTATTGAAGCAATGACGCGTCTCGCGCATTTTGTTTGGGATTACTACCGCGATCACCCCGAATTGCTGCGACTAGTCAACAATGAGAATCTGCACGAGGCAAGATATATCAAGGGATCGGACCGGACGCGCGACCTGATTTCGCCGGTCGTCGAAACGCTCACGAATATTCTCCAGCGTGGCCAGAAGGCCGGACTGTTTCGCAACGACGTCGATCCGCTCAAGTTCTATATCACGCTGTCCGGGCTCGGCTATTACATCGTGTCGAACCGCTTCACGCTCGAAGCGACCTTCGGCCTCGATTTCAGCGAAGCCACTCAGCGCGAACAAATGGTGAAGATGAATACGGAATTGCTGCTCGCTTATCTCACTCGTCGCTAA
- the rsxB gene encoding electron transport complex subunit RsxB, whose amino-acid sequence MTATLTKTHTKTLAGRIEDLLPQTQCTKCGYPACRPYAEAIAAGEASYNQCPPGGEEGVARLAALLGKPAIPLDTSHGVERARPLAVIDENVCIGCTLCMQACPVDAIAGAAKQMHTVIAQLCTGCDLCVPPCPVDCIAMIPVTGDATGWDAWSQQDADAARARHERRTARIERERAEAEARAAARQAARTPQEARDALPAEASSPAQTASADDAQAKKRAIIQAALERARRKKEDMAKLGAGPKNMENVSPAVQAQIDAAEERRRRLGLEQTADADQNDNDSGQPR is encoded by the coding sequence GTGACCGCAACTCTCACGAAGACTCACACCAAGACGCTCGCCGGGCGCATCGAAGACTTGCTGCCGCAAACGCAATGCACCAAGTGCGGCTACCCGGCGTGCCGCCCGTATGCCGAGGCCATCGCCGCTGGCGAAGCGAGCTACAACCAGTGCCCGCCGGGCGGCGAAGAGGGCGTCGCGCGTCTCGCGGCGCTGCTCGGCAAGCCGGCGATACCGCTCGATACCTCGCACGGCGTCGAGCGCGCGCGCCCGCTCGCCGTCATCGACGAGAACGTGTGCATCGGCTGCACCCTGTGCATGCAGGCGTGTCCTGTCGATGCAATCGCCGGTGCAGCCAAACAGATGCACACGGTCATCGCGCAACTGTGCACGGGCTGCGATTTGTGCGTGCCGCCCTGCCCCGTCGATTGCATCGCGATGATTCCCGTCACCGGCGACGCCACCGGCTGGGACGCCTGGAGCCAGCAAGACGCGGACGCGGCCCGCGCGCGTCATGAGCGGCGCACGGCGCGCATCGAACGCGAGCGCGCGGAAGCCGAAGCGCGTGCGGCCGCGCGTCAGGCAGCGCGCACGCCGCAGGAAGCGCGGGATGCCTTGCCGGCGGAAGCATCGTCGCCCGCGCAGACGGCATCCGCCGACGATGCGCAAGCCAAAAAACGCGCGATCATTCAGGCCGCGCTCGAACGCGCGCGCAGAAAGAAAGAGGACATGGCGAAGCTCGGCGCCGGCCCGAAGAACATGGAGAACGTCAGTCCCGCCGTGCAGGCGCAGATCGACGCGGCCGAGGAGCGCCGCCGCCGGCTCGGACTGGAGCAGACCGCGGACGCCGATCAAAACGATAACGATTCAGGCCAGCCGCGATGA
- the nth gene encoding endonuclease III: MNATKRRAIFETLQSIDPNPKTELEYTTPFELLIAVMLSAQATDVSVNKAMRNMFPVANTPEKVLALGEEGVSEYIRTVGLYRTKAKNVIATCRMLVEQHGGEVPDNREALEELPGVGRKTANVVLNVAFGQPTIAVDTHIFRVANRTGLAPGKDVRAVETALEKNVPKAFLQHAHHWLILHGRYVCKARVPECWHCVIEPLCEYRPKTPAPAPDA; the protein is encoded by the coding sequence ATGAACGCCACCAAGCGACGCGCCATCTTCGAGACGCTGCAAAGCATCGACCCGAATCCGAAGACCGAGCTCGAATACACGACTCCGTTCGAACTGCTGATTGCCGTGATGCTGTCGGCGCAGGCCACCGATGTCTCCGTGAACAAGGCGATGCGCAACATGTTTCCCGTCGCGAATACGCCGGAGAAAGTGCTCGCGCTCGGCGAAGAAGGCGTGAGCGAATACATCCGCACGGTCGGGCTTTATCGGACGAAGGCGAAGAACGTGATCGCGACGTGCCGCATGCTGGTCGAGCAACACGGCGGCGAGGTGCCCGACAATCGCGAGGCGCTCGAAGAACTGCCGGGCGTGGGACGGAAGACGGCGAACGTGGTGCTCAACGTTGCCTTCGGCCAGCCGACGATCGCCGTCGATACGCACATCTTCCGCGTGGCGAATCGCACAGGGCTCGCGCCCGGCAAGGACGTGCGCGCGGTCGAAACGGCGCTCGAAAAGAACGTGCCGAAAGCGTTCCTTCAGCACGCGCATCACTGGCTGATCCTGCACGGACGATATGTCTGCAAGGCGCGCGTGCCCGAATGCTGGCATTGCGTGATCGAGCCGCTATGCGAATACCGGCCGAAGACGCCCGCGCCCGCGCCGGACGCCTGA
- a CDS encoding DUF1841 family protein, giving the protein MFNPSRDEVRQFFTETWRKERAGEILTPLESMAADWIGEHPEYQAELADPDAKQADYSPDAGRTNPFLHLSMHLAISEQLSIDQPPGIRRAHDRLVARLGSPHDAQHAIMECLGQVIWEAQRSNTPPDTDAYLALIERRASRD; this is encoded by the coding sequence ATGTTCAACCCTAGCCGCGACGAAGTCCGCCAGTTCTTCACCGAAACGTGGCGCAAGGAGCGCGCCGGCGAAATCCTGACGCCGCTCGAAAGCATGGCCGCCGACTGGATCGGCGAGCATCCGGAATATCAGGCGGAACTCGCCGATCCCGACGCAAAGCAGGCCGATTATTCGCCCGACGCAGGACGGACGAATCCGTTTCTGCATCTGTCGATGCACCTCGCGATCAGCGAGCAATTGTCGATCGATCAGCCGCCGGGCATCCGCCGCGCGCATGACCGGCTCGTCGCCCGCCTCGGCTCGCCGCACGACGCGCAGCACGCGATCATGGAATGCCTCGGGCAAGTCATCTGGGAAGCACAGCGCAGCAACACGCCGCCGGATACGGATGCGTATCTCGCGCTGATCGAGCGCCGCGCGTCGCGTGATTGA
- a CDS encoding c-type cytochrome encodes MKPSQALHTSIKAACAAAALFGMATLNAAHAADAGNGKVLSESHNCAACHGPNLNKPASGEYPKLAGQHATYIYWALRQYQIGNGNPNFGRNNAIMAAQVQSLSQSDLKDIAAYIESLDGSLVLKK; translated from the coding sequence ATGAAGCCCTCTCAGGCACTTCACACGAGCATCAAGGCAGCATGCGCGGCGGCGGCGCTCTTCGGCATGGCGACGCTCAATGCGGCGCACGCAGCGGATGCGGGCAACGGCAAGGTGCTCTCCGAAAGCCATAACTGCGCGGCCTGTCACGGCCCGAATCTCAACAAGCCGGCGAGCGGCGAATATCCGAAGCTCGCGGGCCAGCATGCGACCTACATTTACTGGGCGCTGCGCCAGTATCAGATCGGCAACGGCAACCCGAACTTCGGGCGCAACAACGCGATCATGGCGGCGCAGGTGCAGAGCCTCTCGCAGAGCGATCTGAAGGACATCGCGGCGTACATCGAATCGCTGGATGGCAGTCTTGTCCTGAAGAAGTAA
- a CDS encoding c-type cytochrome, giving the protein MNYFVGKLAVIAALSGLAGFATQASADVVGNAKAAEGKVAMCIGCHGIPGYRTAYPEVYEVPMLGGQNAQYIANALHAYKKGDRHFDTMRAIAVTLSDQDIADIAAYYAAQTPQSKNNPDK; this is encoded by the coding sequence ATGAACTATTTCGTCGGCAAACTTGCCGTGATTGCAGCGCTGTCGGGTCTTGCCGGCTTCGCGACCCAGGCGTCGGCCGACGTCGTGGGCAACGCGAAGGCCGCAGAGGGCAAGGTCGCGATGTGCATCGGCTGCCACGGCATTCCCGGCTATCGCACGGCATACCCCGAGGTCTACGAGGTGCCGATGCTGGGCGGCCAGAACGCGCAATACATCGCCAATGCGCTGCATGCGTACAAGAAGGGCGATCGCCACTTCGACACCATGCGCGCCATCGCGGTGACGCTGTCGGATCAGGATATCGCCGATATCGCCGCGTACTACGCCGCGCAGACGCCGCAATCGAAGAACAATCCCGACAAGTAA
- a CDS encoding MoxR family ATPase has product MRFEGSSQYVATDDLKLAVNAAMTLQRPLLIKGEPGTGKTMLAEEVAGALGMPLLQWHIKSTTKAQQGLYEYDAVSRLRDSQLGDERVKDIRNYIVKGVLWQAFESDRQSVLLIDEIDKADIEFPNDLLRELDRMEFYVYETRELVTAKHRPLVIITSNNEKELPDAFLRRCFFHYIKFPDASTMKEIVDVHFPGIKDELLAAAMQSFFELRNVSGLKKKPSTSELLDWLKLLLAEDIPPDALRSSDQKQIVPPLHGALLKNEQDVALFERLLLMNRNNR; this is encoded by the coding sequence ATGCGCTTCGAAGGCTCATCGCAGTACGTTGCAACCGACGATCTCAAGCTCGCGGTGAACGCCGCGATGACGCTCCAGCGCCCGCTGCTCATCAAGGGCGAGCCCGGCACCGGCAAGACCATGCTCGCGGAGGAAGTGGCCGGCGCGCTCGGCATGCCGCTTCTGCAGTGGCACATCAAGTCGACGACGAAAGCGCAGCAAGGCCTCTACGAATACGACGCCGTCTCGCGCCTGCGAGATTCCCAGCTAGGCGACGAGCGCGTGAAGGACATCCGCAATTACATCGTCAAGGGCGTGCTGTGGCAGGCCTTCGAGTCGGATCGGCAATCCGTGCTTCTGATCGACGAGATCGACAAGGCCGACATCGAGTTTCCGAACGACCTGCTGCGCGAACTCGACCGCATGGAGTTCTACGTCTACGAGACGCGCGAGCTGGTTACGGCGAAGCATCGGCCGCTCGTCATCATCACGTCGAACAACGAGAAGGAGCTGCCGGACGCGTTCCTGCGCCGCTGCTTCTTCCACTACATCAAGTTCCCGGATGCATCGACGATGAAGGAAATCGTCGACGTGCATTTTCCGGGCATCAAGGACGAGTTGCTGGCTGCTGCGATGCAGAGTTTCTTCGAGTTGCGCAACGTGTCGGGGCTCAAGAAGAAGCCGTCGACTTCCGAGCTGCTCGACTGGCTCAAACTTTTGCTCGCCGAAGATATTCCCCCCGACGCGCTGCGTTCGTCGGACCAGAAGCAGATCGTTCCGCCGCTGCATGGCGCGCTGCTCAAGAACGAGCAGGACGTGGCGCTCTTCGAGCGGCTGCTGCTCATGAACCGCAATAACCGCTGA